The Solanum lycopersicum chromosome 9, SLM_r2.1 genome window below encodes:
- the LOC138338531 gene encoding intracellular protein transport protein USO1-like, with protein MAAPPTPQEGASQTQPLVFNGKYYGWWKNRMMDHLIGKNPDLWGVILDGPTIPMKTATDGITKISKERKEWNAEEKLAIQNNAKAKKILICGIGPDEYNRISSCQDARRGDYSRHAHQELKKNQEKEIGGKRKERNLVLKATTSDDFEEENIALINKRFTRMLKRGQTFQKKASEKPSENTKDQALEQKKENFEKGKDIKKDKFVPSNRRMTTQETDMSMKRAFAAMGNSSDEESEGDETKNQSLLALEQEDDYDFLALVAVETKEEKETCRSQETILALMAGSDSKDDEEDDNQIKVLKIDKGWFSVNQLEIHLIWENMMMQHSCQGLEYEELEKNQSKHGVIETIPLGEGRILTCADMFTQTILADCGIPMESEQLLKELKVAEEKYATLESENQKLRAELDTSNTEIHRLKDQLVQQLRAKLDTSNAEIHRLKDQ; from the exons ATGGCAGCACCACCTACCCCACAAGAAGGAGCTTCACAAACACAACCACTAGTGTTCAATGGCAAATATTATGGATGGTGGAAAAATCGTATGATGGACCATCTTATTGGCAAAAACCCTGATCTATGGGGAGTAATTCTAGATGGCCCAACCATACCTATGAAAACCGCAACTGATGGAATCACCAAAATctcaaaggaaagaaaagaatggaatgCTGAAGAAAAGCTTGCAATTCAAAACAATGCCAAAGCCAAGAAAATTCTGATATGTGGCATAGGACCAGACGAATACAATCGAATCTCGTCATGTCAAGATGCCAGAAGGGGAGACTATTCAAGACATGCACACCAG GAACTcaagaaaaaccaagaaaaggaaattggaggaaaaagaaaggaaaggaaCTTGGTTCTAAAAGCTACTACatcagatgattttgaagaGGAAAATATTGCCCTCATAAACAAAAGGTTCACCAGAATGCTAAAGAGAGGGCAGACCTTTCAAAAGAAAGCTTCTGAAAAACCATCTGAAAACACTAAAGACCAG GCCTTAGAGCAGAAAAAGGAAAACTTTGAGAAGGGCaaagacatcaaaaaggataagTTTGTCCCTTCAAACAGAAGAATGACAACTCAAGAGACAGATATGTCAATGAAGAGGGCCTTTGCAGCAATGGGGAATTCATCTGATGAAGAGTCTGAGGGTGATGAGACAAAAAACCAGTCTCTTCTTGCACTAGAACAAGAAGATGATTATGACTTTCTTGCCCTTGTAGCAGTGGAAACCAAGGAAGAAAAGGAAACCTGCAGATCACAAGAAACCATACTAGCACTTATGGCTGGATCAGATTCtaaagatgatgaagaagatgacaaTCAAATCAAG GTATTAAAAATTGACAAGGGTTGGTTTTCTGTGAATCAGCTTGAGATTCATTTGATCTGGGAGAATATGATGATGCAACATTCTTGTCAAGGCCTTGAATATGAAGAACTTGAGAAAAATCAGTCAAAGCATGGTGTTATCGAAACAA taccATTGGGAGAAGGCAGGATTTTAACTTGTGCAGATATGTTCACTCAAACCATTCTTGCTGATTGTGGCATTCCCATGGAGTCGGAGCAG TTACTCAAGGAACTTAAAGTAGCTGAAGAAAAGTATGCCACTCTTGAGTCAGAAAACCAGAAGTTACGTGCTGAACTTGACACTTCAAATACTGAAATTCACAGGTTGAAGGATCAGTTAGTGCAGCAGTTACGTGCTAAACTTGACACTTCAAATGCTGAAATTCACAGGTTGAAGGATCAGTAA